One Thauera sp. K11 DNA window includes the following coding sequences:
- the mraY gene encoding phospho-N-acetylmuramoyl-pentapeptide-transferase: MLLELALWLGQDIRGFNVIGYITLRTVLAALTALAISLVAGPGVIRWLAAKKIGQAVRDDGPKSHLTKAGTPTMGGALILIAIGITVLLWGDLKNSYVWVTLFVTLGFGAVGWVDDWRKVVHRDPKGLASRWKYLWTSAIALAAAIFLGLTADTPAQTELIVPFFKAVAYPLGVIGFIALTYFVINGTSHAVNLTDGLDGLAIMPTVMVAGALAIFAYVAGHAGFSKYLGVPYVAGAGELAVFCGAICGAGLGFLWFNAYPAEVFMGDVGALALGAALGTIAVVVRQEIVLFIMGGLFVAETLSVMVQVLYFKATGGKRIFRMAPLHHHYELGGWKETQVVVRFWIITIMLVLFGLSTLKLR; the protein is encoded by the coding sequence ATGCTGCTCGAACTCGCCCTCTGGCTCGGCCAGGACATCCGCGGTTTCAACGTCATCGGCTACATCACGCTGCGCACCGTGCTCGCCGCGCTCACCGCGCTGGCGATCTCGCTCGTGGCCGGGCCGGGCGTGATCCGCTGGCTCGCCGCCAAGAAGATCGGCCAGGCGGTGCGCGACGACGGCCCCAAGTCGCACCTGACCAAGGCCGGCACGCCGACGATGGGCGGGGCGCTGATCCTGATCGCGATCGGCATCACCGTGCTGCTGTGGGGCGATCTCAAGAACAGCTACGTGTGGGTGACGCTGTTCGTGACCCTGGGCTTCGGCGCCGTGGGCTGGGTGGACGACTGGCGCAAGGTCGTGCATCGCGACCCGAAGGGCCTCGCCAGCCGCTGGAAGTATCTGTGGACCTCGGCGATCGCGCTCGCCGCGGCGATCTTCCTCGGCCTGACCGCCGACACCCCGGCGCAGACCGAACTGATCGTGCCCTTCTTCAAGGCGGTGGCCTATCCGCTGGGCGTGATCGGCTTCATCGCGCTGACCTATTTCGTCATCAACGGCACCAGCCACGCGGTCAACCTGACCGACGGGCTCGACGGCCTGGCGATCATGCCCACCGTGATGGTCGCCGGTGCGCTGGCCATCTTCGCCTACGTCGCGGGGCATGCCGGCTTCTCGAAATACCTGGGGGTGCCCTACGTCGCCGGGGCCGGCGAACTCGCGGTGTTCTGCGGCGCGATCTGCGGTGCCGGCCTCGGCTTCCTGTGGTTCAACGCCTATCCGGCCGAGGTCTTCATGGGCGACGTCGGCGCGCTGGCGCTGGGAGCGGCGCTGGGCACGATCGCGGTGGTCGTGCGGCAGGAGATCGTGCTCTTCATCATGGGTGGCCTGTTCGTCGCCGAGACGCTGTCGGTGATGGTGCAGGTGCTCTATTTCAAGGCCACCGGCGGCAAGCGCATTTTTCGCATGGCGCCGCTGCATCACCATTACGAACTGGGCGGCTGGAAGGAAACGCAGGTGGTGGTCCGCTTCTGGATCATCACCATCATGCTCGTGCTGTTCGGTCTGTCGACGCTGAAACTCAGATGA
- a CDS encoding UDP-N-acetylmuramoyl-tripeptide--D-alanyl-D-alanine ligase, with protein sequence MMMLDDAVRVLGAHGARALGAVRFDTVGTDSRSLAPGQLFVALRGERFDGHDFVAAAAAGGAAAAMVDARWADVQADLPVAAPLPLIVVDDTRLALGTLAAAWRARFSVPLIGVTGSNGKTTVKEMCAAILRAQARRDGFGEEAVLATQGNLNNDIGLPLTLLKLRDFHRAAVIEMGMNRPGEIAYLTGLSRPTVAIVNNAQRAHLQGMGSLEEVAREKGSIYEGLGAGGIAVVNADEAYADYWRALNAGRTIVTFGIDEAADVHAACTLRGFGARVELDTPQGRTAFDLQVPGMHNARNAVGAAAACLAAGVTVDAVAEGLAGFAGTRGRLQRRPGPSGAVVLDDSYNANPDSVRAGIDVLAAMPGRTYLVLGDMGEIGDASAQLHDEIGGYAKSKGIDGLYALGDMSAVAARNFGEGGQHFPSVEALVAALSGHLDADSVVLVKGSRFMRMERVADALAAVHNSPPVKTTGS encoded by the coding sequence ATGATGATGCTCGACGACGCCGTGCGGGTGCTGGGCGCCCATGGCGCGCGCGCGCTCGGTGCCGTGCGCTTCGACACGGTGGGGACCGACAGCCGGTCGCTGGCGCCGGGACAACTGTTCGTCGCGCTGCGCGGCGAGCGCTTCGACGGTCACGATTTCGTCGCCGCTGCGGCGGCTGGCGGCGCTGCGGCAGCGATGGTCGATGCGCGCTGGGCGGACGTCCAGGCCGATCTGCCGGTCGCCGCGCCGCTGCCGCTCATCGTCGTGGACGACACGCGCCTCGCGCTCGGTACGCTGGCCGCGGCCTGGCGGGCGCGCTTCTCCGTCCCGCTGATCGGCGTCACCGGCAGCAACGGCAAGACGACGGTCAAGGAAATGTGCGCCGCCATCCTGCGGGCGCAGGCGCGCCGCGACGGCTTCGGCGAGGAGGCGGTGCTGGCGACGCAGGGCAACCTGAACAACGACATCGGCCTGCCGCTGACCCTGCTCAAGCTGCGCGATTTCCATCGCGCCGCCGTGATCGAGATGGGCATGAACCGTCCGGGCGAGATCGCCTACCTGACCGGGCTGTCGCGTCCCACCGTGGCGATCGTGAACAACGCCCAGCGCGCCCACCTGCAGGGCATGGGTTCGCTCGAGGAAGTCGCGCGCGAGAAGGGTTCGATCTACGAGGGGCTGGGTGCCGGCGGTATCGCCGTCGTCAATGCCGACGAGGCTTATGCCGACTACTGGCGGGCACTCAATGCCGGCCGCACGATTGTGACATTCGGTATCGACGAGGCCGCCGACGTGCATGCCGCGTGTACCCTGCGCGGCTTCGGTGCCCGCGTCGAACTCGATACGCCGCAGGGCCGCACCGCGTTCGATCTGCAGGTGCCGGGCATGCACAACGCGCGCAACGCCGTCGGCGCCGCCGCGGCCTGCCTGGCCGCCGGCGTCACGGTCGATGCGGTGGCCGAAGGGCTGGCCGGCTTCGCCGGCACGCGCGGCCGGCTGCAACGCCGGCCGGGGCCCAGCGGTGCGGTGGTGCTGGACGACAGCTACAACGCCAACCCCGACTCGGTGCGGGCCGGCATCGACGTACTCGCCGCGATGCCGGGGCGCACCTATCTAGTACTCGGCGACATGGGCGAGATCGGCGATGCGAGCGCGCAGCTCCACGACGAGATCGGAGGCTACGCCAAGAGCAAGGGCATCGACGGCCTGTACGCGCTGGGCGACATGAGCGCGGTGGCGGCGCGCAACTTCGGCGAGGGCGGCCAGCATTTCCCGTCGGTCGAGGCGCTGGTGGCGGCGCTGTCCGGGCACCTGGATGCCGATAGCGTGGTGCTGGTGAAAGGCTCGCGTTTCATGCGGATGGAGAGGGTGGCGGACGCGCTTGCGGCAGTGCACAATTCGCCCCCCGTGAAGACTACCGGCTCGTAA
- the murD gene encoding UDP-N-acetylmuramoyl-L-alanine--D-glutamate ligase → MCTLTGKHVLVLGLGESGLAMARWCALRGARVRVADSRARPPGGDTLRDDAPLAEIIAGAFGFEVLDGIDLVAVSPGLDPRVGVVAEARRRGLPVTGEMSLFAQALDELGVRGQTRILAITGTNGKTTTTALTAALAGAAGLDAVAAGNISPAALDVLMERLELGLHMPQCWVLELSSFQIETLTGLDADAAAVLNVTDDHLDRYAGLGEYAATKAAIFQGRGVQVLNRDDPRVEAMALPGRRAIRFGTGPAGGDTDYGLLEADGRTWLARGRERLLALDELPLAGRHNAANALAALALCEGGLGMGPQALLDGLRAFRGLPHRVELVAERADGVRYYDDSKGTNVGATVAALDGLSRPVVLIAGGDGKGQDFSPLAAVLARHARAVVLIGRDAALIEAAVGGCGVPLEHAADLDRAVERADALAQPGDAVLLSPACASLDMFRNYAHRAEMFVGAVRRLPGVSPR, encoded by the coding sequence ATCTGCACGCTCACCGGAAAGCACGTCCTGGTCCTCGGGCTCGGCGAATCGGGCCTGGCGATGGCGCGCTGGTGCGCGCTGCGCGGCGCGCGCGTGCGCGTGGCGGACAGCCGCGCACGGCCGCCGGGCGGCGACACGCTGCGCGACGACGCTCCACTGGCCGAGATCATCGCCGGGGCCTTCGGTTTCGAGGTGCTCGACGGCATCGACCTCGTCGCCGTCAGTCCCGGGCTGGACCCGCGCGTCGGCGTCGTCGCCGAGGCGCGCCGCCGCGGGCTGCCGGTCACCGGCGAGATGAGCCTGTTCGCGCAGGCGCTCGACGAGCTGGGCGTGCGCGGCCAGACGCGCATCCTCGCCATCACCGGCACCAACGGCAAGACCACGACCACCGCGCTCACGGCGGCGCTGGCGGGTGCCGCCGGCCTCGACGCGGTCGCCGCGGGCAACATCAGCCCGGCGGCGCTGGACGTGCTGATGGAACGGCTCGAACTGGGCCTGCACATGCCGCAATGCTGGGTGCTGGAGCTGTCGAGCTTCCAGATCGAGACCCTGACCGGGCTCGATGCCGATGCCGCGGCCGTGCTCAACGTCACCGACGACCATCTCGACCGCTACGCCGGCCTCGGCGAGTATGCCGCGACCAAGGCGGCGATCTTCCAGGGGCGGGGCGTTCAGGTCCTGAATCGCGACGATCCCCGGGTCGAGGCGATGGCGCTGCCCGGGCGGCGCGCGATCCGCTTCGGCACCGGCCCGGCCGGGGGCGACACCGACTACGGCCTGCTCGAGGCCGACGGGCGCACCTGGCTCGCACGTGGCCGGGAGCGCCTGCTGGCGCTCGACGAACTGCCGCTCGCCGGCCGCCACAACGCGGCCAACGCGCTCGCGGCGCTGGCGCTGTGCGAGGGCGGACTCGGGATGGGGCCGCAGGCGCTGCTCGACGGCCTGCGGGCGTTCCGTGGTCTGCCGCACCGGGTCGAACTGGTCGCCGAGCGTGCCGACGGCGTGCGCTACTACGACGACTCGAAGGGCACCAACGTCGGCGCGACGGTCGCCGCGCTCGACGGCCTGTCCAGGCCGGTCGTGCTGATCGCGGGCGGGGATGGCAAGGGCCAGGATTTCTCGCCCCTCGCCGCCGTGCTCGCGCGCCACGCGCGCGCAGTCGTGCTCATCGGCCGCGACGCCGCGCTGATCGAGGCCGCGGTGGGCGGATGCGGCGTGCCGCTGGAGCATGCCGCCGATCTCGACCGCGCGGTGGAGCGCGCCGATGCGCTGGCGCAGCCTGGCGACGCGGTGCTGCTGTCGCCCGCCTGCGCCAGCCTCGACATGTTCCGCAACTATGCCCATCGCGCCGAGATGTTCGTCGGCGCGGTGCGCCGTCTGCCGGGAGTGAGCCCGCGATGA